Proteins from one Corynebacterium testudinoris genomic window:
- the treS gene encoding maltose alpha-D-glucosyltransferase has translation MSEDTTTDVQTGFTGASDATESSQPGLATGPLADTDTAPSATRPETNAQGYIVESKSQDFETPAPAPGDNPWERPDREWFKDAVFYEVLVRAFYDPENTGSGSLRGVTEKLDYLQWLGIDCLWLPPFYDSPLKDGGYDIRNFREVLPEFGTVDDFVELIDHAHKRGIRVITDLVMNHTSDQHAWFQESRRDPEGPYGDFYVWSDDPTEYSDARIIFIDTEESNWTYDPVRKQYFWHRFFSHQPDLNYDHPPVRAAMLDVMRFWLDLGLDGFRLDAVPYLFEREGTNCENLPETHEFLKQVRGVIDDEYPGRVLLAEANQLPNDVVEYFGEPEFGDECHMAFHFPVMPRIFMGVHQQSRTPISEILADTPAIPKTAQWGIFLRNHDELTLEMVTDEERAYMYKHFAKDPRMKANVGIRRRLTPLLNGDRNKLELFTALLLSLPGSPVLYYGDEIGMGDNIWLYDRDGVRTPMQWSSDRNGGFSKADPERLYLPAIQNDQYGYATVNVETQMKRDNSLLQWTRAQIHIRQQYHAFGRGSYTEVDCPNDAVLTFIREYRGERILCVNNLSDRPQAVSLDLAQYAGVTPRELSGGEMFPPISEHPWVVTLPPHGFFWFDLSEEE, from the coding sequence ATGAGTGAAGACACCACCACTGATGTCCAGACCGGCTTCACCGGCGCCTCCGATGCTACGGAGTCCTCGCAACCCGGTTTGGCTACCGGTCCGCTGGCGGATACGGACACCGCCCCCTCCGCCACTCGGCCGGAAACGAATGCCCAGGGCTACATCGTGGAGTCGAAGTCGCAGGACTTCGAAACTCCAGCTCCCGCTCCCGGTGACAACCCGTGGGAGCGCCCGGACCGCGAGTGGTTCAAGGACGCGGTGTTCTACGAAGTCCTGGTCCGCGCGTTCTACGACCCGGAGAATACGGGTTCGGGTTCCCTGCGGGGCGTGACGGAGAAGTTGGACTATTTGCAGTGGCTGGGCATCGATTGCCTGTGGCTTCCGCCGTTCTATGATTCTCCGCTCAAGGACGGCGGCTATGACATTCGTAACTTCCGCGAGGTGCTGCCGGAGTTTGGCACGGTGGATGATTTCGTCGAGTTGATCGACCACGCTCACAAGCGCGGCATCCGCGTGATCACGGACTTGGTCATGAACCACACTTCGGATCAGCACGCCTGGTTCCAGGAATCTCGCCGTGACCCGGAGGGCCCCTACGGTGACTTCTATGTGTGGTCCGATGATCCGACCGAGTACTCCGATGCCCGCATCATCTTCATTGACACCGAGGAGTCCAACTGGACGTATGACCCGGTGCGCAAGCAGTACTTCTGGCATCGTTTCTTCTCCCACCAGCCTGACCTCAACTACGATCATCCGCCGGTGCGCGCGGCCATGCTTGATGTCATGCGCTTCTGGTTGGACTTGGGCCTGGATGGCTTCCGCCTCGACGCGGTCCCCTATCTCTTCGAGCGGGAGGGAACGAACTGTGAGAACTTGCCGGAGACGCATGAGTTTTTGAAGCAGGTCCGCGGGGTTATTGATGATGAGTACCCGGGCCGAGTGCTGCTCGCCGAGGCCAACCAGCTGCCCAATGATGTCGTCGAGTACTTCGGTGAGCCGGAGTTCGGCGATGAGTGCCACATGGCTTTCCACTTCCCCGTGATGCCGCGCATCTTCATGGGTGTGCACCAGCAGTCGCGGACCCCGATCTCGGAGATCTTGGCGGATACCCCCGCGATCCCGAAGACCGCTCAGTGGGGCATCTTCCTGCGTAACCACGACGAGTTGACCCTCGAGATGGTCACCGACGAGGAACGCGCCTACATGTACAAGCATTTTGCTAAGGATCCGCGCATGAAGGCGAACGTGGGTATTCGCCGCCGCCTGACTCCGCTGCTCAATGGTGATCGCAACAAGCTGGAGCTGTTCACGGCGCTGCTGCTGTCGCTGCCGGGTTCGCCGGTGCTCTACTACGGCGATGAGATCGGTATGGGCGACAACATTTGGCTCTATGACCGCGATGGGGTGCGCACCCCGATGCAGTGGTCAAGCGACCGCAATGGTGGTTTTTCCAAGGCTGATCCGGAGCGTCTTTACTTGCCGGCGATCCAGAATGATCAGTACGGGTACGCCACTGTCAACGTCGAGACGCAGATGAAGCGGGATAATTCGCTGCTGCAGTGGACGCGCGCGCAGATTCACATCCGCCAGCAGTACCACGCTTTCGGGCGTGGCTCGTACACGGAGGTCGATTGCCCCAACGATGCGGTGTTGACCTTCATCCGTGAATATCGCGGCGAGCGCATCCTGTGCGTGAACAATCTTTCTGATCGCCCGCAGGCCGTGTCGCTGGATTTGGCGCAGTACGCCGGTGTCACCCCGCGCGAGCTGTCGGGCGGCGAGATGTTCCCGCCGATCAGCGAGCATCCGTGGGTGGTCACGTTGCCGCCGCATGGCTTCTTCTGGTTTGACTTGTCCGAGGAGGAATAG
- the brnQ gene encoding branched-chain amino acid transport system II carrier protein, protein MSKKKPLLTIAVTALMLFSMFFGAGNLIFPPMLGVEAGTSFTPAIIGFLSTGVLLPILAIVAIAISGNDMRDLASRGGVFFGVVFSVVAYLSIGAFYALPRTGAVSFETAFQPLTGWDTLTASAAFNFCFFGVALLLAWNPTAIVDNLGKVLTPVLLALLLVLVVIALRTFDGVAGAPAEKYADAPLAAGLLEGYLTMDSIASLAFGIIVISTLKHSSFPTGSALVRGTILAGVGAGAILGVIYVALGYIGQIIPDPSRYDNGAGLLADAAHLAMGFPGQLVFGLIVLLACLSTAVGLIAATSEFFTSLLPRVSYKMWAVIFAVMSFAMATMGLDTVLAIAAPIIGFIYPPAITLIFVTLIEPLARRWVTFHWAFRLAIWVSVVWSALITFDGLGWGSSIIDPLISWAPLHDVTLGWVLPTLAAFLVGVGIDAVARRRLHAASTA, encoded by the coding sequence ATGTCGAAGAAAAAGCCCCTGTTGACCATCGCTGTCACAGCGCTCATGTTGTTTTCCATGTTCTTCGGAGCGGGCAACCTCATCTTCCCACCGATGTTGGGAGTGGAGGCGGGCACGAGCTTCACCCCGGCGATCATCGGCTTCCTCAGCACCGGCGTTCTGCTGCCGATCTTGGCGATCGTGGCCATCGCCATCTCCGGCAACGATATGCGCGACCTCGCCTCCCGCGGTGGCGTGTTCTTCGGCGTGGTGTTTTCCGTCGTGGCATACCTGTCCATCGGCGCGTTTTATGCGCTACCCCGGACCGGTGCGGTCTCCTTCGAGACCGCTTTTCAGCCGCTGACCGGCTGGGATACGCTGACCGCGTCGGCGGCTTTTAACTTCTGTTTTTTCGGTGTGGCGTTGCTGCTGGCGTGGAACCCGACGGCGATCGTCGATAATTTGGGTAAGGTCCTCACCCCGGTCCTGCTGGCCCTGCTGCTCGTGCTCGTGGTCATCGCGCTGCGCACCTTCGATGGCGTCGCCGGAGCTCCGGCGGAGAAGTACGCCGATGCGCCGCTGGCGGCCGGGCTGTTGGAGGGCTACCTCACGATGGATTCCATCGCGTCGCTGGCGTTCGGCATCATCGTCATCTCCACGCTCAAACACAGCAGCTTCCCCACCGGTTCGGCGCTGGTCCGCGGCACGATCCTCGCCGGAGTTGGCGCGGGGGCGATCCTCGGCGTCATCTACGTCGCCCTCGGCTACATCGGCCAGATCATCCCCGACCCCAGCCGCTACGACAATGGGGCCGGGCTGCTTGCCGACGCCGCGCATCTAGCCATGGGCTTTCCCGGACAGCTCGTCTTCGGCCTCATCGTCCTCCTCGCCTGCCTGAGCACCGCGGTGGGCCTCATCGCCGCGACGAGCGAGTTTTTCACCTCGCTCCTGCCGCGCGTGTCCTACAAGATGTGGGCCGTCATCTTCGCCGTCATGTCCTTCGCCATGGCGACGATGGGCTTGGACACCGTCCTCGCCATCGCGGCCCCCATCATCGGTTTCATTTACCCGCCGGCGATCACGCTCATCTTTGTCACGCTCATCGAGCCCCTCGCGCGCCGGTGGGTCACCTTCCACTGGGCTTTCCGCCTGGCCATTTGGGTCTCCGTCGTGTGGTCCGCCCTGATTACCTTTGATGGCTTGGGCTGGGGCAGCTCGATCATTGATCCGCTCATTTCCTGGGCCCCGCTCCACGATGTCACCCTCGGCTGGGTGCTGCCGACACTGGCCGCCTTCCTCGTGGGTGTCGGCATCGATGCGGTGGCGCGCCGCCGGCTTCATGCAGCTAGCACGGCCTGA